From a single Granulicella aggregans genomic region:
- a CDS encoding TonB-dependent receptor plug domain-containing protein produces MRIISEGNRYGNVISADVQGRAVAQHLPFGLYQVEIRQAGFATIAQTFEIQSSIPLRATMRLKLSAVRQSVTVIAGDTLLDTDQAGSVNQIGEEDIQNRLSSIPGRSIQDLVNSQPGWLYEGNAVLHPRGSEYQTQFVIDGIPLTDDRSPSFGPEIEADDVQSMSIYTAGIPAEYGRKMGGVVEINTQQDFDPGLHGQVTSYGGSFASAGAFARGQYTWGKNTFSASGDGSRTDHYLNPVVPQNYSNTGTLGDFAAGYHRELTANDQFSLSVRHELSRYDIPNELVQQAAGQRQNADNVETMGIAAYQHVFSAFAAGDLHGMVRDNANDFYSNPESTPVEVSQHNSFREGYFKAGFTFNRGRQEWKIGAETDNIFLHEDTSYLITSDDDNSGDATPVRANRSRLGRPILPAARVRPSDDDDNVPFTFQDQRPDLEQSIFVQDRIRLNNWTISAGLRWDHYQLVVNDQGVQPRFSIARSFPRANTVLHFSYDRVFQTPSFENILLSSSTQIESIDPGDFLRLPLKPSKGDYYEGGLSTVFSKHLKLDANFYRRFVNNYADDDQIDNTTISFPISFRKSIIYGAEGKITVPDWHHFSGFASYSYMVGNVWNPVTGGIFLGDDADAAAANLSGHFPDSQDQRHSLRARARYQVMPRLWLALGTQYDTGLPFEFGGDRDQALAQYGPEIINRVNFDRGRILPSFQLSASAGLDLYTSERLKMHLQADGENLNDVLDVIDFGGLFSGNAIGPPRSFALRLTTNF; encoded by the coding sequence GTGCGAATCATCAGCGAGGGCAATCGCTACGGCAACGTTATCTCGGCAGATGTTCAAGGCCGAGCCGTCGCGCAGCATCTGCCCTTCGGGCTCTATCAAGTAGAGATCCGGCAAGCTGGATTTGCGACGATCGCCCAGACCTTCGAGATCCAGTCCTCGATTCCCTTGAGAGCGACCATGCGGCTCAAGCTTTCCGCAGTCCGGCAGTCCGTTACCGTGATTGCCGGGGATACTTTGCTCGATACGGATCAGGCTGGCTCCGTCAATCAGATCGGCGAGGAAGATATTCAGAACCGCCTCAGCTCGATCCCCGGCCGCTCGATCCAGGACCTGGTGAACTCGCAGCCGGGATGGCTCTACGAGGGCAATGCTGTTCTGCACCCGCGCGGCTCCGAGTACCAGACGCAGTTCGTCATCGACGGCATACCGCTCACCGACGACCGCTCGCCCAGCTTCGGTCCTGAGATCGAGGCCGATGATGTGCAGTCGATGAGCATCTATACCGCGGGCATTCCTGCCGAGTATGGCCGCAAGATGGGAGGTGTGGTGGAGATCAACACGCAGCAGGACTTCGACCCCGGCTTGCATGGTCAGGTCACGTCGTACGGCGGCAGCTTCGCCTCAGCGGGAGCCTTTGCGAGGGGACAGTACACGTGGGGAAAGAACACGTTCAGCGCGAGCGGCGATGGCAGCCGGACGGACCACTATCTAAACCCGGTCGTGCCGCAGAACTACTCCAACACCGGAACCCTTGGCGACTTCGCCGCAGGTTACCATCGCGAACTGACGGCGAATGACCAGTTCAGCCTCAGCGTGCGGCATGAGCTCTCGCGCTACGACATCCCCAACGAGCTGGTGCAGCAGGCTGCGGGCCAGCGACAGAACGCGGACAACGTCGAGACGATGGGGATCGCCGCGTATCAGCACGTCTTCTCCGCGTTTGCAGCGGGTGATCTTCACGGGATGGTGCGCGACAACGCCAACGACTTCTACTCGAATCCGGAATCAACCCCGGTCGAGGTCTCGCAACACAACTCCTTCCGTGAGGGATACTTCAAGGCCGGCTTCACCTTCAATCGAGGACGCCAGGAGTGGAAGATCGGCGCGGAGACGGACAACATTTTTCTGCACGAAGACACCAGCTATCTCATCACAAGCGACGATGACAACAGCGGGGATGCAACGCCCGTACGCGCGAATCGCAGCCGTTTGGGCCGGCCAATCTTGCCGGCCGCGCGGGTTCGACCTAGTGATGACGATGACAACGTGCCCTTCACCTTTCAGGATCAGCGCCCGGACCTCGAGCAATCGATCTTCGTGCAAGACCGGATTCGGTTGAACAATTGGACGATCTCGGCCGGTCTGCGTTGGGACCACTATCAACTCGTGGTCAACGACCAGGGAGTCCAGCCGCGCTTCTCCATCGCTCGTTCTTTCCCTCGCGCGAATACCGTGCTGCACTTCTCTTACGACCGCGTCTTCCAGACACCATCGTTCGAAAACATCCTTCTCTCAAGCTCCACGCAGATTGAGTCGATCGATCCCGGTGACTTCCTGCGGCTGCCGCTCAAGCCATCCAAGGGTGACTACTATGAGGGCGGCCTGAGCACTGTCTTCTCGAAGCATCTGAAGCTCGATGCGAACTTCTATCGGCGCTTCGTCAACAACTACGCGGACGACGATCAGATCGACAACACGACCATCAGCTTTCCTATCTCATTTCGCAAGTCGATCATCTACGGCGCGGAGGGCAAGATCACGGTCCCGGACTGGCATCACTTTTCGGGCTTCGCCAGCTACTCGTACATGGTGGGCAATGTCTGGAATCCGGTGACGGGCGGCATCTTTCTGGGCGATGATGCCGACGCAGCGGCGGCAAACCTCAGCGGCCACTTTCCGGACTCGCAGGACCAGCGGCACAGCCTGCGCGCTCGCGCTCGCTACCAGGTCATGCCGCGCCTGTGGCTCGCGCTGGGAACGCAGTACGATACCGGGCTGCCCTTCGAGTTCGGTGGTGACCGCGATCAGGCGCTCGCGCAGTATGGGCCGGAGATCATAAACCGCGTCAACTTCGACCGGGGCCGCATTCTGCCGTCGTTCCAACTAAGCGCTTCGGCTGGGCTCGATCTCTATACGAGTGAACGGTTGAAGATGCATCTTCAGGCGGATGGTGAGAACCTCAACGACGTCCTCGATGTCATCGACTTCGGGGGACTCTTCTCTGGCAATGCTATTGGGCCGCCTCGGAGTTTCGCACTGCGCCTGACGACGAACTTCTAG
- a CDS encoding PilZ domain-containing protein codes for MTESGERRHARVRYSSGTVMVRSSKSSPFVEGSLIDISVSGCSIKTAEPLSVSPEDVLELRIDLSTLVFRAIGFVRRASAGSLSLGIEFHRIAEQDKSDLETLLDYYAEA; via the coding sequence ATGACGGAAAGCGGAGAACGACGGCATGCCCGAGTCCGTTACAGTTCCGGAACGGTTATGGTCCGGTCTTCAAAATCAAGCCCATTTGTCGAGGGCTCACTGATTGACATCAGTGTCAGTGGCTGCTCCATTAAGACCGCCGAACCCTTGTCCGTTAGCCCCGAAGACGTCCTCGAGCTTCGCATTGACTTGAGCACGCTGGTCTTTCGCGCAATCGGCTTCGTGCGCCGCGCTAGCGCCGGCAGCCTGTCGCTTGGCATCGAGTTCCATCGCATCGCCGAGCAGGACAAGAGCGATCTCGAAACCCTCCTCGACTACTACGCTGAAGCTTAA
- a CDS encoding prolyl oligopeptidase family serine peptidase has product MKPVLAAALASSSVAIAQQPASPLKYPEAHTVDQVDDYFGTKVSDPYRWMENVDSPEVKTWVDAENALTRSYLDPIPGRDAIKSRLLALTDYERYSAPGRQGKRYFYSHNTGLQNQAVFFWQEGLSGEPHVLIDPNTLSKDGTVALNGMGLTDDGKLMAYALSDAGSDWVTWHVRDITTGKDLPDVVEWSKFSGASWTKDNSGFFYEGYERPDKLSKESSLKSANYFHKIYFHKLGTPQLSDPLVFERPDDKELNVGGSVTDDGRYLVISMNRGTSPNNQITIKDLEHPDAAPVKLVTTEEAAFDPIANDGTYFWFKTTLDAPNGKVVGIDLKHPERENWKTLIPETKNSLDGLTMVHDTLIAQYLADAQSLVELHARDGKLIGRYELPAIGTASGFGGKRTDTETFFTFTNFTTPATVYRLDMATMKTTVYRQPKLKFDPAKFETKQVFFTSKDGTKVPIFLSYKKGLKLDGQNPTLLYGYGGFNISLQPQFAPSYVLWMEMGGIYAQVTLRGGGEYGEAWHQAGMKLKKQNVFDDFIGAGEWLIANKYTSTPKLAIQGGSNGGLLVGACVTQRPELFGAAVAQVGVMDMLRFDKFTIGWAWKADYGAPSENKEEFEAIYKYSPLHNLKPGTHYPPTLITTADHDDRVFPAHSFKFAATMQKDQAGTNPVLIRIETRAGHGGGMPLSKRVDLTADEYIFMVKSLGMTVDLSQ; this is encoded by the coding sequence ATGAAGCCTGTTCTCGCCGCTGCCCTCGCGTCCTCCTCTGTCGCCATCGCCCAACAGCCGGCCTCGCCGCTCAAGTACCCCGAAGCGCACACGGTAGACCAGGTGGACGACTACTTCGGCACCAAGGTCAGCGATCCCTATCGCTGGATGGAGAACGTGGACTCGCCCGAGGTGAAGACCTGGGTCGACGCCGAGAACGCACTGACGCGCAGCTATCTCGACCCTATCCCCGGCCGTGATGCCATCAAGTCGCGGCTGCTCGCGCTGACGGACTACGAGCGCTATTCCGCGCCTGGCCGCCAGGGGAAGCGGTACTTCTACAGCCACAACACCGGCCTGCAGAACCAAGCCGTCTTCTTCTGGCAGGAAGGTCTGTCGGGCGAGCCGCATGTGCTGATCGATCCCAACACGCTCTCAAAGGACGGGACGGTTGCACTGAACGGCATGGGCCTCACCGACGACGGCAAGCTGATGGCCTATGCGCTCTCGGACGCGGGATCCGACTGGGTGACCTGGCACGTCCGCGACATCACCACTGGCAAGGACCTCCCCGACGTCGTCGAGTGGTCGAAGTTCTCCGGCGCAAGCTGGACCAAGGACAACTCCGGATTCTTCTACGAGGGCTACGAGCGACCCGACAAGCTGAGCAAGGAGAGTTCGCTGAAGTCCGCGAACTACTTCCACAAGATTTACTTCCACAAGCTGGGAACGCCGCAGCTCTCCGATCCGCTGGTCTTTGAGCGGCCGGATGACAAGGAGTTGAACGTCGGCGGCAGCGTGACCGACGACGGACGCTACCTCGTCATCTCCATGAACCGCGGTACCAGCCCGAACAACCAGATCACGATCAAGGACCTCGAGCACCCTGACGCCGCTCCAGTCAAGCTGGTGACGACCGAAGAGGCCGCCTTCGATCCGATAGCCAACGATGGCACCTACTTCTGGTTCAAGACGACGCTCGACGCTCCGAACGGCAAGGTCGTCGGCATCGACCTCAAGCATCCTGAGCGCGAGAACTGGAAGACCTTGATCCCGGAGACGAAGAACTCGCTCGATGGCTTGACGATGGTGCATGACACGCTGATCGCGCAGTATCTCGCCGACGCGCAGAGTCTCGTCGAACTCCACGCACGCGACGGCAAGCTGATCGGACGATATGAACTTCCCGCGATCGGCACCGCAAGCGGCTTCGGCGGCAAGCGCACGGACACCGAGACCTTCTTCACCTTCACCAACTTCACCACGCCGGCCACGGTCTACCGGTTGGACATGGCAACGATGAAGACGACGGTCTATCGCCAGCCGAAGTTGAAGTTCGATCCAGCGAAGTTCGAGACCAAACAGGTCTTCTTCACCAGCAAGGACGGCACCAAGGTGCCGATCTTCCTGAGCTACAAGAAGGGCCTCAAGCTCGATGGCCAGAACCCGACGCTGCTCTACGGCTACGGCGGGTTCAACATCTCGCTGCAGCCGCAGTTCGCTCCCAGCTATGTCCTGTGGATGGAGATGGGCGGCATCTACGCCCAGGTAACGCTGCGCGGCGGCGGTGAGTACGGCGAGGCCTGGCACCAGGCCGGCATGAAGCTGAAGAAGCAGAACGTCTTCGACGATTTCATCGGCGCGGGCGAGTGGCTGATCGCCAACAAGTACACCTCGACGCCGAAGCTCGCCATCCAGGGCGGAAGCAATGGCGGCCTGCTCGTGGGTGCCTGCGTGACGCAGCGGCCGGAGCTCTTCGGCGCTGCTGTCGCACAGGTGGGAGTGATGGACATGCTGCGCTTCGACAAGTTCACCATCGGCTGGGCGTGGAAGGCAGACTACGGCGCGCCGTCGGAGAACAAGGAAGAGTTTGAGGCGATCTACAAGTACTCGCCGCTGCACAACCTGAAGCCCGGCACGCACTATCCGCCGACACTGATCACCACCGCCGACCACGACGATCGCGTCTTTCCTGCGCACAGCTTTAAGTTTGCGGCGACGATGCAGAAGGACCAGGCAGGCACGAACCCGGTGCTGATACGCATCGAGACTCGCGCTGGACATGGTGGCGGGATGCCGCTCTCGAAGCGCGTCGACCTGACCGCTGACGAGTACATCTTCATGGTGAAGTCGCTGGGGATGACCGTGGACCTGTCTCAATAG
- a CDS encoding RidA family protein — translation MSTNTKTAISTADAPAAIGPYSQAVRVGDMLFASGQIPIDPKTGNLVPGGIAEQTTQVMENIKAVLAKAGIDFVHVVKTTVFLKSMNDFAAMNAIYAKYLAPEGVVPPARSTVEVARLPKDALVEVEVVAVN, via the coding sequence ATGTCCACGAACACGAAGACCGCAATTTCTACCGCCGACGCGCCAGCCGCGATCGGCCCTTACTCTCAGGCGGTCCGCGTGGGCGACATGCTGTTCGCCTCGGGACAGATTCCGATCGATCCGAAGACGGGCAACCTCGTGCCTGGCGGTATCGCCGAGCAGACGACGCAGGTGATGGAGAACATCAAGGCAGTCCTGGCGAAGGCAGGCATCGACTTCGTCCACGTGGTGAAGACGACGGTCTTCCTGAAGAGCATGAACGACTTCGCGGCGATGAACGCGATCTATGCGAAGTACCTTGCGCCCGAAGGTGTCGTGCCTCCGGCCCGCTCGACGGTTGAAGTGGCGCGGCTGCCGAAGGATGCGCTGGTCGAGGTCGAGGTAGTCGCGGTAAACTAG